From the genome of Lentimonas sp. CC4, one region includes:
- a CDS encoding histidine kinase, translating into MPPKLSKTILLGFTTLVMAVHTLIAEKPLPLETLTIRELETQITEIDATLDTLAHSTLRSGVGNVGWISQPTKAPKPSEWVQIFIEEPAVIDQIILVPVIWRDSDKGYQSDGFPSEFKIIAGTDENSAGVTIAEVSDTSLTPRIAPFVLSLSPIEVTWIRIEATPVRSQVWNDDYTFQLAEVLIFSGEKNVALKQRVKASSKMGINISHAITSRALVDGLVPYLMDAATGEKGEPFITFYRSELEHSFTIDLEQPQPVDGVNLHAVDILENVPRIHHADYGMPKKLEVTGANQADFSDQKTLLTFERDSLYQTGSILMLRFPEAKYRYIRITAIEGYQAPEAKKVMSCFGLAEIEIIHNESNIAQGKPIVENRSNKTSQGSLTGLTDGRDHFGDILPLKKWLNQLALRHDLEQARPAIAAELQLRYSKQKTYLRIMYWVAGVLIVVVLLVILIDRIVRMRHVAQLKQRFAADLHDELGANLHSIGLISDLAKDADSAEEWQTLSQRIRDLTERTGTAVRHCTNMLEAKSLYIGLVEDMKRSAERITTNLAHSITIEGEAYLEKLKPRQRVDLFLFYKESLVNICRHSGATAVETHLNADPKYVTLTIHDNGVGLPAQASRTAPKSLQRRAELLKAQLTVASKDSEGTSICLKLRI; encoded by the coding sequence ATGCCCCCGAAACTCTCTAAAACAATACTCCTAGGGTTCACCACTTTAGTGATGGCAGTGCATACACTGATCGCCGAAAAGCCTCTGCCGCTGGAGACGCTCACTATCCGCGAATTGGAAACACAGATTACTGAGATCGACGCAACCTTGGATACCCTAGCGCACTCAACGCTCCGAAGCGGCGTGGGAAACGTGGGCTGGATCTCACAACCCACGAAAGCACCAAAGCCGTCTGAATGGGTTCAAATTTTCATCGAAGAACCGGCCGTCATTGATCAAATCATTCTCGTGCCTGTCATTTGGCGCGACTCTGATAAAGGATATCAGTCTGATGGTTTCCCATCTGAATTCAAGATCATCGCTGGCACTGATGAGAATAGTGCAGGCGTGACGATTGCAGAAGTCTCCGACACTTCATTGACTCCACGAATTGCTCCATTCGTCCTCTCACTCAGCCCCATAGAGGTGACATGGATACGGATCGAAGCGACACCCGTCAGGTCTCAGGTGTGGAATGATGACTACACATTTCAGTTAGCCGAAGTGTTGATCTTTAGCGGCGAAAAAAACGTAGCACTGAAACAACGAGTCAAGGCGTCCTCAAAAATGGGTATTAACATTTCCCATGCGATCACCTCAAGAGCATTGGTCGATGGATTAGTGCCCTACCTGATGGACGCTGCGACAGGGGAAAAGGGAGAACCCTTCATCACTTTCTATCGAAGTGAATTAGAACATTCCTTCACGATTGACTTGGAGCAACCCCAACCTGTGGATGGGGTCAATTTGCATGCGGTGGATATCCTCGAAAATGTGCCACGCATCCATCATGCGGATTACGGGATGCCAAAGAAGCTCGAAGTCACAGGGGCCAATCAAGCAGATTTTTCGGATCAAAAAACACTCTTGACCTTCGAAAGAGACTCTCTCTATCAAACAGGCTCGATACTCATGCTGCGATTCCCTGAAGCCAAGTATCGTTATATTCGAATTACCGCAATCGAAGGGTATCAAGCACCCGAAGCTAAAAAGGTCATGAGCTGCTTCGGCTTGGCTGAAATTGAGATCATACATAATGAATCAAATATCGCTCAAGGTAAACCTATAGTAGAAAATAGAAGCAACAAGACCTCACAAGGCAGCCTTACAGGGCTCACCGATGGCAGAGATCACTTCGGCGATATTCTACCGTTAAAAAAATGGCTCAATCAATTGGCGCTTCGCCATGACCTAGAGCAAGCCCGCCCAGCAATCGCAGCGGAGTTGCAGCTTCGATATTCTAAGCAAAAAACATATCTACGAATCATGTATTGGGTCGCTGGAGTATTGATAGTCGTCGTATTGCTCGTGATACTCATCGATCGCATCGTCCGCATGCGCCATGTCGCACAACTCAAACAACGCTTCGCCGCCGACCTACATGACGAGCTCGGTGCCAACCTCCACTCGATCGGACTGATCAGCGATCTCGCCAAGGATGCCGACAGCGCAGAGGAATGGCAGACCCTAAGCCAACGCATCCGCGACCTAACAGAGCGCACGGGCACCGCAGTGCGCCACTGCACCAACATGCTCGAAGCCAAGAGCCTCTACATCGGACTGGTAGAAGACATGAAGCGCTCCGCAGAGCGTATTACCACTAACCTCGCGCACAGCATCACAATCGAAGGTGAAGCCTACTTGGAGAAGCTTAAACCCCGTCAACGCGTCGACCTCTTTCTCTTTTACAAAGAAAGCCTGGTCAATATCTGCCGTCATTCAGGCGCGACCGCGGTCGAAACCCACTTAAACGCCGATCCTAAATACGTGACGCTCACGATCCATGACAACGGGGTCGGTCTACCCGCACAAGCGAGCCGCACCGCGCCCAAGTCACTGCAGCGACGCGCAGAACTGCTAAAAGCGCAATTAACCGTAGCGAGTAAAGATAGCGAAGGGACCTCCATTTGCTTGAAACTCCGTATCTAG
- a CDS encoding PEP-CTERM sorting domain-containing protein — translation MKNTKLLLSSLVACAAFSSANAATITWEDYDITSNVSEVLTTGTIVEAVNLTSTPQVGTNPTLTFAGTTFTSIGTILNNSYNTDVWAPAVTGGTAAENADYQSFLDYVDFSLNQGSGSAFTIDTFTGLTIGQDYVFQAWYAMADTETRTMTLIGDAASTDSNILQAGEYAIGTFTADAVTQDLIIQSSQSGIRFTGYQLRAVPEPSAYALIAGCFGMAFVASRRRI, via the coding sequence ATGAAGAATACAAAACTACTCCTTAGCTCCTTAGTTGCGTGTGCCGCCTTTTCTAGTGCGAATGCAGCTACAATCACATGGGAAGACTACGACATTACCAGTAATGTATCCGAAGTCTTGACAACGGGCACCATAGTTGAGGCCGTTAACTTAACATCAACCCCGCAGGTTGGCACAAATCCAACTCTTACGTTTGCTGGCACGACGTTTACCTCGATCGGCACTATTCTTAACAATAGTTATAATACTGATGTATGGGCGCCCGCCGTCACTGGTGGCACTGCAGCGGAGAATGCAGATTACCAATCATTTTTGGACTATGTCGATTTTTCGCTTAATCAAGGAAGCGGTTCTGCTTTCACCATCGATACGTTCACCGGTTTGACGATTGGTCAAGACTACGTCTTTCAGGCGTGGTATGCAATGGCGGACACTGAAACTCGCACAATGACATTGATAGGTGACGCTGCGAGCACGGATAGCAATATTCTCCAAGCTGGAGAATATGCGATCGGCACATTTACGGCCGATGCTGTGACGCAAGATTTGATCATACAGTCCAGCCAGTCGGGGATTCGCTTTACAGGTTACCAGCTACGTGCTGTTCCTGAGCCGAGTGCTTACGCATTGATTGCGGGTTGCTTTGGTATGGCGTTTGTAGCATCGCGTCGCCGAATTTAG
- a CDS encoding PEP-CTERM sorting domain-containing protein gives MKNTKLLLSSLLACAALTSANAEIVADIGGDYIDASTLPAGWSYLYSNAATGGTEVELTANTLVGNAGNLGFEGDSTQNTPAILGAITAVDGELEVFTDGFEGHAAVVGTDLVLHPGNTAPTSFVIARYTFSAADMLYGTTADISGAFRDLGGGTTGVAELSIIASVYHNSTVLFSATGSAGRLFQADGTFNIGDVTVAEGDSISFVVDRNGHYAGDETALSGKVSIPEPSSYALLLGSLGMVMVFARRRRA, from the coding sequence ATGAAGAATACAAAACTACTCCTTAGCTCCTTACTTGCATGTGCAGCTCTCACTAGCGCAAATGCGGAGATTGTCGCTGACATCGGTGGCGACTATATCGACGCTTCGACCCTGCCTGCCGGATGGTCATACCTCTACTCCAATGCTGCTACAGGAGGCACTGAGGTGGAGCTGACGGCAAATACCCTTGTCGGAAATGCTGGTAACCTTGGTTTTGAAGGGGACTCGACACAGAATACCCCTGCGATTCTAGGTGCAATAACGGCGGTAGATGGAGAATTGGAGGTTTTTACTGATGGTTTCGAAGGGCATGCAGCAGTGGTTGGCACAGATTTGGTGCTACACCCGGGTAATACCGCTCCTACGTCGTTTGTCATCGCTCGCTATACGTTCAGCGCGGCAGATATGTTGTATGGCACAACCGCTGACATTTCGGGTGCCTTTAGGGATCTTGGGGGGGGCACCACTGGCGTCGCTGAGCTTTCTATTATTGCGAGCGTGTATCACAACTCAACCGTGCTTTTTTCAGCAACAGGCTCGGCGGGACGTTTGTTTCAAGCAGACGGAACTTTCAATATCGGCGATGTGACAGTCGCGGAAGGGGATTCGATCAGTTTTGTGGTCGATCGTAATGGTCACTATGCTGGTGACGAAACCGCACTATCTGGCAAGGTTTCGATTCCCGAGCCGTCCAGCTATGCGTTGCTACTGGGCAGCCTCGGTATGGTGATGGTTTTTGCGCGTCGCCGCCGGGCTTAA
- a CDS encoding DUF2961 domain-containing protein, whose translation MNLRILLLLSQFLVVGFLHAVEPVTIESLLNGMVDRSERARFPDPSFKLINYSSYNRASVSPDEYTGWFTNVDHSGKYLYDEDVNGDGTDEYVLLDHQSPGAIVRSWMPWRYQTRVGASVIIRVYLDGSDTPAIEGDQFDLFDGTGMVPYPLAHPSLRSAVSFFPITYAQSCKITVSASPFFYIFTCREYPEDAEVESFTMSDYEASASLISSVGSLLLDPASNLPVGTSSSQTTTIAAGAEATLTLPAGGRAVHEFEVEIASTLSEEVLRSLIVKAEFDGLSTIWCPLSDFFGTGVGLHPYEGFYRSVQEDGTFTCRWVMPYQAEGSISLENISGEAVELTMSAITDTWIWDERSMYFFSAWRAQYPLPTNPRSDWNYVTLTGGRGVYVGDTLTLWNPVAAWWGEGDHKIWVDGESFPSMFGTGTEDYYGYSWGGVSTDFYEHPFHAQVACNVYDKLNRKTTSERDTFGYSVETRSRALDGIAFNSSLQLDMEVWHGTDCNMDYAVASHWYAEPAVQSNRMPDSDSAVRIVWDETAVDPILDVSPTQLDFDYVTVGSSANLTLSVQNRGGDTLTGTASVSAPFVIVSGGSYSLALEESQDIVVSYSPTAVETDSGTLTLTGGDGATIPVSGRGYVSAVVAIADLRADYQSATAEQTTADFNGGEGLSDMYGEGRWNYFESDATDADDYADGSILELLEFDSTVGNGGNSGYRDPEDSSFAPIVAGGKAFNDSITLEANKLAVHPGSQADEASAVIRWTAGAGETGELRIDGEVGRGATSVSGGDGREFYIFKTDVAGTSSSLLLTEIFGEVDTTPVAFSIATTVAEGEHIDFVVNRVENYNADEIHLAATVYFDDSDADGMSDDWESRMAGDLTTLTIDGDSDRDGSIDLNEFKAGSDPLDATERFEIFTISIIPLGPKLTWFTADEHSYTIERKDSLNEDSWTPVATSLTKGTWIDLSTEAQPDARFYRVRIE comes from the coding sequence ATGAATTTACGTATTCTGCTCCTCTTGTCCCAGTTTCTGGTTGTCGGATTTTTGCATGCCGTCGAACCCGTCACGATTGAATCGCTCTTGAATGGAATGGTCGATCGCTCGGAAAGGGCGCGTTTTCCAGATCCCTCATTTAAGTTAATTAATTATAGTAGCTATAATCGTGCCTCCGTTAGCCCGGATGAGTATACTGGGTGGTTTACGAATGTTGATCATAGCGGCAAATACCTCTATGATGAGGATGTTAATGGCGATGGCACTGATGAGTATGTGTTGTTGGACCATCAGTCGCCGGGTGCAATCGTGCGCTCTTGGATGCCTTGGAGGTATCAAACCAGAGTCGGTGCCAGTGTGATTATCCGGGTTTATCTGGATGGTTCGGACACTCCGGCGATTGAAGGCGATCAATTTGATTTATTTGATGGCACTGGAATGGTTCCTTACCCGCTTGCACATCCGTCGCTTCGTTCGGCCGTATCTTTCTTTCCGATTACTTATGCCCAGAGCTGTAAGATTACGGTGAGCGCCAGTCCTTTCTTTTACATCTTTACCTGTCGTGAATATCCTGAGGACGCAGAGGTCGAGTCCTTTACGATGTCTGACTACGAGGCGTCTGCTTCGTTGATCAGCTCTGTGGGCAGTCTCTTATTGGACCCCGCCTCGAATTTGCCCGTGGGGACGAGTTCGTCGCAGACGACAACCATCGCGGCAGGTGCGGAAGCGACTTTGACTTTGCCTGCAGGTGGGCGAGCGGTTCATGAGTTTGAAGTGGAGATCGCATCTACCCTGTCTGAAGAGGTTCTCCGCTCACTCATCGTGAAGGCTGAGTTTGATGGCCTATCGACGATTTGGTGCCCACTGAGTGATTTCTTTGGGACGGGCGTGGGCTTGCATCCTTACGAAGGGTTTTATCGAAGTGTTCAAGAGGACGGAACTTTCACCTGTCGATGGGTGATGCCTTACCAGGCGGAAGGCAGCATTTCTCTAGAAAATATCTCTGGTGAGGCAGTCGAACTCACGATGTCAGCGATTACCGACACTTGGATCTGGGATGAGCGCTCGATGTATTTTTTCTCTGCGTGGCGTGCGCAGTATCCGCTGCCGACGAACCCGCGCTCTGATTGGAACTACGTGACTTTGACGGGTGGGCGTGGCGTCTATGTTGGAGACACTTTGACGCTCTGGAATCCGGTGGCAGCTTGGTGGGGCGAAGGTGACCATAAAATATGGGTGGATGGTGAGAGTTTTCCTTCGATGTTTGGGACAGGGACAGAAGATTATTATGGCTACTCTTGGGGAGGGGTCAGCACTGATTTTTATGAACACCCCTTTCATGCTCAGGTAGCCTGCAACGTTTACGATAAGCTGAACCGAAAGACGACCAGTGAAAGAGATACCTTTGGGTATAGCGTAGAGACGCGTAGTCGCGCACTGGATGGCATCGCTTTTAACAGCTCGCTACAACTGGACATGGAAGTGTGGCATGGAACGGATTGTAATATGGACTATGCAGTGGCGTCGCATTGGTATGCAGAACCCGCGGTCCAGAGTAATCGTATGCCTGATTCGGATTCGGCCGTCCGAATCGTTTGGGATGAAACGGCGGTGGATCCGATTCTGGATGTCTCACCCACGCAGTTGGATTTCGATTATGTTACGGTGGGAAGTTCGGCTAACCTCACTTTGTCGGTGCAGAATCGCGGGGGGGATACCCTGACTGGCACGGCCAGTGTTTCGGCACCGTTTGTGATTGTTTCGGGCGGGAGTTACTCACTGGCTCTTGAAGAGAGTCAGGACATTGTTGTGAGCTATAGTCCTACTGCTGTAGAAACTGATAGTGGCACACTCACGCTGACTGGCGGAGACGGAGCAACGATTCCAGTTTCGGGGCGTGGTTATGTCTCTGCTGTGGTGGCGATCGCTGACTTGAGGGCTGATTACCAGTCCGCAACCGCTGAGCAAACGACTGCAGATTTCAACGGTGGTGAAGGTCTTTCAGATATGTATGGCGAAGGACGCTGGAATTACTTTGAAAGTGATGCCACCGATGCAGATGATTATGCAGATGGCTCGATATTGGAGCTTTTGGAATTTGATTCCACAGTCGGCAATGGGGGGAACAGCGGCTATCGCGATCCAGAGGACAGCTCTTTTGCTCCCATTGTGGCAGGGGGAAAAGCGTTCAACGACTCAATCACGTTGGAGGCAAACAAGTTGGCAGTTCATCCCGGCTCACAAGCCGATGAAGCCAGCGCAGTCATACGCTGGACAGCGGGTGCAGGAGAAACCGGCGAACTACGAATTGACGGAGAGGTCGGGCGCGGGGCAACGAGCGTCAGCGGTGGGGATGGTCGCGAATTCTACATTTTCAAGACCGATGTGGCCGGCACATCGTCTAGTCTGTTACTAACGGAGATATTTGGTGAGGTGGATACGACGCCTGTTGCGTTTAGTATCGCGACGACTGTTGCCGAGGGAGAGCACATCGACTTTGTCGTCAATCGGGTAGAGAATTATAATGCAGATGAGATCCATCTGGCGGCGACGGTATATTTCGACGACTCGGATGCGGACGGGATGTCTGATGATTGGGAATCTCGTATGGCTGGCGATTTGACGACTCTGACGATTGACGGGGACAGCGATAGAGACGGCTCAATCGACCTGAACGAATTTAAGGCAGGCAGCGATCCGCTCGATGCCACTGAGCGATTTGAAATTTTCACGATTTCTATTATTCCTCTGGGGCCGAAGCTGACATGGTTCACTGCGGACGAGCACTCCTATACGATTGAGCGCAAAGACTCGCTGAATGAAGACAGTTGGACGCCCGTTGCGACCAGCCTCACTAAGGGAACTTGGATTGATCTGTCGACTGAGGCTCAACCGGACGCGCGTTTCTACCGTGTCCGCATCGAATGA